A genomic region of Deltaproteobacteria bacterium contains the following coding sequences:
- a CDS encoding DUF4411 family protein, whose amino-acid sequence MSKAAPFLLDSDVFIAAKNAYYAFDICPGFWSAVLKTYERGSIRSLDRIRNELLLGRKEEDLVQWVTSAVPTEFFLDSNADDVSAAFEEVMLWVQRNARYFDRAKAKFATEADGWLVAYSMVHGTVVVTNEQSRPESRNRVLLPDVCVQFNVTHRDTFLMLRELGVRFGLMGGTS is encoded by the coding sequence ATGAGCAAGGCGGCTCCGTTCCTGCTCGATTCGGACGTATTCATCGCCGCGAAGAACGCGTACTACGCCTTCGACATTTGTCCGGGATTCTGGAGCGCGGTGCTGAAGACATACGAGCGCGGCAGCATCCGAAGCCTGGACCGGATCAGGAACGAGTTGCTGTTGGGCCGGAAGGAAGAAGATCTGGTGCAGTGGGTCACGAGCGCGGTGCCCACGGAGTTCTTCCTGGATTCCAATGCCGATGACGTGAGCGCGGCCTTCGAAGAAGTGATGCTCTGGGTCCAGCGCAACGCTCGGTACTTCGACCGCGCGAAGGCGAAGTTCGCGACCGAGGCGGACGGTTGGCTGGTGGCCTACTCCATGGTGCACGGAACCGTTGTCGTGACCAACGAGCAGTCGCGGCCGGAATCCAGAAACCGGGTGCTGCTCCCGGACGTCTGCGTGCAGTTCAACGTGACCCACCGAGACACGTTTCTCATGCTGAGGGAACTGGGTGTCCGCTTCGGCCTCATGGGAGGCACATCATGA
- a CDS encoding ImmA/IrrE family metallo-endopeptidase, protein MTTRVPVRSEILRWACERAGYEISELALRFPRLPEWEGGGKQPTFKQLEAFAKATHTPFGFLFLPEVPEEPLPIPDFRTVTQRPARPSPDLLDTLYAMQRRQDWLREERIEGEADPLEFVGNARLNDEPAAVGQEMRRAVGLGDGWAGEVPTWQAALLDLRSRIEDLGVMAVVNGVVGNNTHRKLSVEEFRGFALTDHYAPLIFVNGADAKSAQMFTMAHELAHVWLGHEGEGISGFEGLFPGDSRIEKFCDQAAAEFLVPARELRDQWRAVGKSPDAFERIARHFKVSPIVAGRRAMDVRLVNREAFFEFYEAYIQRERRQAKAVGGGDFYNNQNTRVGRGFATSVIRAAMGGRLTFKEAYDLTGLRGGAFQEYARRLGMDLPA, encoded by the coding sequence ATGACAACCCGTGTGCCTGTCCGCTCCGAAATACTCCGCTGGGCCTGCGAGCGCGCGGGTTACGAGATATCCGAACTCGCGCTCAGGTTCCCCCGCCTTCCAGAGTGGGAAGGCGGCGGGAAGCAGCCGACCTTCAAGCAGCTCGAGGCGTTCGCCAAGGCCACGCACACGCCGTTCGGGTTCCTGTTCTTGCCCGAGGTGCCCGAGGAGCCGTTGCCGATCCCGGACTTCCGGACGGTGACGCAGAGACCAGCACGTCCGAGCCCGGACTTGCTCGACACCCTCTACGCGATGCAGCGGCGCCAAGACTGGCTGCGCGAGGAGCGCATCGAGGGTGAGGCGGACCCGTTGGAATTCGTGGGCAATGCTCGTCTGAACGACGAACCGGCGGCGGTCGGGCAGGAGATGCGGCGGGCCGTCGGCCTCGGCGACGGATGGGCCGGCGAGGTGCCGACCTGGCAGGCGGCGCTCCTCGATCTGCGCAGCCGCATCGAGGACCTCGGCGTCATGGCCGTCGTCAACGGCGTCGTCGGTAACAACACGCATCGCAAGCTCAGCGTGGAAGAGTTCCGCGGCTTCGCGCTGACCGACCACTACGCCCCGCTCATCTTCGTGAACGGCGCAGATGCAAAGTCGGCGCAGATGTTCACGATGGCCCACGAGCTCGCCCATGTCTGGCTAGGCCATGAGGGAGAAGGCATTTCCGGATTCGAGGGTCTCTTCCCCGGAGACAGTCGCATCGAGAAGTTCTGCGATCAGGCAGCGGCCGAGTTCCTCGTGCCGGCCCGGGAGCTGAGGGACCAGTGGCGGGCGGTCGGGAAATCGCCGGACGCGTTCGAACGGATCGCGCGCCACTTCAAGGTCAGTCCGATCGTAGCGGGTCGCCGCGCGATGGACGTGCGTCTCGTGAATCGCGAAGCGTTCTTCGAGTTCTACGAGGCGTATATCCAGCGAGAGCGCCGGCAAGCGAAAGCGGTCGGCGGCGGCGACTTCTACAACAACCAGAACACGCGGGTCGGGAGGGGCTTCGCGACCAGCGTCATTCGCGCGGCAATGGGAGGACGATTGACCTTCAAGGAGGCCTACGACCTCACCGGGCTTCGCGGCGGGGCCTTCCAGGAGTACGCAAGGCGCCTCGGAATGGACCTGCCGGCATGA
- a CDS encoding TIGR02646 family protein, giving the protein MRPIAKGAEPASLTAHRQMQNADYDNYADRDGLRYSLVTEQRGICCYCMNRIHNGHGAMKIEHWRCQSDHPAEQLNYRNLLGACLGGNGQPPNLQHCDTRKGDRDLQWNPADPAHHIETRLRYELDGSIRSNDAAFDAELESVLHLNLAILRNNRKGVLDAVLSWWRHEKRRIGGAVPRATFQRERARRTDGAGELEPFCQVAVWWLDQRLVGMAE; this is encoded by the coding sequence ATGAGGCCGATCGCCAAGGGTGCGGAGCCGGCGAGCCTGACGGCGCATCGCCAGATGCAGAATGCGGACTACGACAACTACGCCGACAGGGACGGACTACGTTACTCGCTCGTGACCGAGCAGCGGGGCATCTGCTGCTATTGCATGAACCGGATCCACAACGGCCACGGCGCCATGAAGATCGAGCACTGGCGCTGCCAAAGCGACCACCCTGCGGAACAGCTCAACTACCGCAACCTGCTCGGTGCATGCCTGGGTGGTAACGGTCAACCGCCGAATCTCCAGCATTGCGATACGCGCAAGGGGGATCGGGACCTGCAGTGGAATCCGGCCGATCCTGCGCACCACATCGAGACGCGGCTTCGCTACGAGCTGGACGGTAGCATCCGCTCCAACGACGCAGCGTTCGACGCAGAGCTCGAGAGTGTGCTGCACCTGAACCTCGCTATCCTCAGGAACAACCGGAAGGGAGTCCTCGATGCTGTATTGAGCTGGTGGCGGCACGAGAAGCGACGGATTGGCGGTGCGGTTCCGCGCGCCACTTTCCAACGCGAGCGTGCGCGTCGAACGGATGGAGCGGGGGAACTGGAGCCCTTCTGTCAGGTCGCCGTCTGGTGGCTGGACCAGCGGTTGGTGGGGATGGCAGAATGA
- a CDS encoding AAA family ATPase: MIVTHLRLANLRAIEAAEFRFQAGVNLIVGVNGVGKTSVLDALGVCLSAVAKRVNKLRGRVEAFDLDDIRIGADALTVECGVQIGARDYAYLVHKPRESSAPQQRKAGMPREQVHDTPEKAEFLGEAPPPVTGAEPGGRPLAVLFSTNRAVPSERAPGKGAAAGGVAAAFADAFADRELRLGEFGAWMRVQESMRGERPAAGRALGACQGAVGRFLPGYSNLRLDGADRPRLSIDRGATTIPVRYLSDGERGTLALVLDLTRRLAQANPGLADPAAEAEAVVLIDEIDLHLHPKWQRQIVHNLRAAFPRCQFIATTHSPQVIGEVEHERIQIIADGQVYSPTHSYGVDSSRVLEEVMGSDPRAKEVQRLLSEVSQAIGRQEFGRARELLEQIVERLGESDPEVTRIRTLLDFVEGKE, from the coding sequence ATGATCGTCACGCACCTCAGGCTCGCCAATCTGCGCGCCATCGAAGCGGCCGAGTTCCGCTTTCAGGCGGGCGTCAATCTCATCGTCGGCGTCAACGGCGTCGGGAAGACGAGCGTGCTGGATGCACTCGGCGTTTGCCTTTCGGCGGTGGCGAAGCGGGTAAACAAGCTGCGCGGCCGGGTCGAGGCGTTCGACCTGGACGACATCCGGATCGGGGCGGATGCCCTCACGGTCGAGTGCGGTGTCCAGATCGGTGCACGGGACTACGCCTACCTCGTCCACAAGCCGCGTGAGTCGAGCGCTCCGCAGCAGAGGAAGGCGGGAATGCCGCGCGAGCAGGTCCACGACACACCGGAGAAGGCGGAGTTCCTTGGCGAAGCACCGCCGCCGGTCACTGGAGCCGAGCCCGGCGGACGACCGCTCGCGGTGCTCTTTTCCACGAACCGCGCGGTGCCCTCGGAGCGCGCGCCGGGCAAGGGCGCCGCTGCAGGGGGCGTGGCTGCGGCGTTCGCGGACGCCTTCGCGGATCGGGAGCTGCGGCTCGGGGAGTTCGGCGCCTGGATGAGGGTGCAGGAGTCGATGCGCGGCGAGCGTCCGGCGGCAGGCCGCGCCCTAGGTGCCTGCCAGGGCGCGGTCGGGCGCTTCCTTCCTGGGTACTCGAACCTGCGACTCGACGGCGCGGATCGCCCGCGGCTCTCCATCGACCGGGGCGCGACGACCATCCCGGTCCGCTATCTCTCCGATGGTGAGCGCGGGACGCTGGCGCTGGTGCTCGATCTGACCCGCCGGCTGGCACAGGCCAACCCCGGGCTTGCGGACCCGGCGGCCGAGGCCGAGGCGGTCGTCCTGATCGACGAGATCGACCTGCACCTGCACCCGAAGTGGCAGCGCCAGATCGTCCACAATCTGCGCGCCGCCTTTCCGCGTTGCCAGTTCATCGCGACGACCCATTCGCCCCAGGTCATCGGCGAAGTCGAGCACGAACGGATCCAGATCATTGCGGACGGTCAGGTCTACTCGCCGACGCACTCCTACGGCGTCGATTCGAGCCGAGTGCTGGAAGAGGTGATGGGCTCGGACCCGCGTGCGAAGGAGGTGCAGCGCCTCCTCTCGGAAGTCTCCCAGGCGATCGGGCGACAGGAGTTCGGCCGGGCCCGGGAGCTCCTGGAGCAGATCGTCGAGCGACTCGGCGAGAGCGACCCCGAGGTGACGCGCATTCGAACCCTCCTCGACTTCGTGGAGGGAAAGGAATGA